A genomic window from Lotus japonicus ecotype B-129 chromosome 1, LjGifu_v1.2 includes:
- the LOC130731386 gene encoding uncharacterized protein LOC130731386 isoform X1 translates to MGEHESWPQPLPPSGLLPNGLLPDDAASVMRVLDMERWLKAEERIAELIASIQPNPPSEDRRHAVADYVQRLITKCFPCQVFTFGSVPLKTYLPDGDIDLTAFSESQNVKDAWAHQVRDMLEKEEKDENAEFHVKEVQFIQAEVKIIKCLVENIVVDISFNQLGGLCTLCFLEEVDNLINQNHLFKRSVILIKAWCYYESRILGAHHGLISTYALETLVLYIFHVFNNSFAGPLEVLYRFLEFFSKFDWDNFCVSLWGPVPISSLPDVTAEPPRKDSGDLLLSKLFLDACSTVYAVFPSSQENQGQPFVSKYFNVIDPLRVSNNLGRSVSKGNFFRIRSAFAFGAKKLARLLDCPKHELFLEVNQFFLNTWDRHGSGQRPDVPCNDLWRLRLSSHEQGSENLQKNNKNTYSSSNCVMQVKGPHTSRSGLSNSSLSSENLSKSDDVSTVSNSYANQNNVRTSDQVRREATCNEGAHIDKGLRNVKPDRPLSDVPGRFLFARTRSSPELTDTYGAVASLGSRMTTQESGRGPNSSANLENSNGKYLDHDMPAGYGVRIDNASDGHIVSHHVFDSAADSNNGLNIYDDESGSGVGGEEFASVSGAGGTHMMHQEEQDLLNMMSSPRAQGFTGQARIPVNLAPGHFPLPFSPSILASMGYAQRNMGNFPLIEAPWGSNMQFPQGLVPSPLTPYFPGIGLPSGPEDLIETGHENHSSVEASQAEVDNDFWYEQERPSASGVGVVDGNFEVLQDDKQQSTSSGYNSATSSHVRSSSNSARLQEEFTTKENQGSTKEEHIDSSQYQYGRGNDVYFDDRVANSRFPNAPSSSSFRSKTSSESSWEGSSAKSSKSTREKRGKKNTPSAPSASYGKGKNVLETSCNLVDDENWQGTEPADMSERSSGPVVAPMHTPRQQVSGYEAAQTSGLDSMLPPMLIGHGSRQRPNDNSGAVPFAFYPTGPPVPFVTMLPFYNFPNESSDTSTSNFNVEEGADSNDSSQNFDSSEGRSPWDGPGRPPSANMNIFPLMSYGPHLVPVAPLHSVSNRPPNIYPRFGDEIPRYRSGTGTYLPNPKVSVRDRHSNNTRRGSYNYDRSDHHGDREGNWNMNSKVRTTGRGHNRIQTEKSSSRSNRLAASESNSERLWGSHRHDSFVSHQNRNGPVHVNSSQNTSANVAYGMYPLPGMNSGGNGPTVPSVVMFYPYDHNTGTPGHVGFSGNEGSESGGAFEEQRFHGGTPKQCSPDQPSSPRAPSRGH, encoded by the exons ATGGGCGAGCATGAGAGTTGGCCGCAGCCACTGCCACCAAGTGGGTTATTGCCGAATGGCCTGTTGCCCGATGATGCCGCATCGGTGATGAGAGTGCTTGACATGGAGCGATGGTTGAAGGCTGAAGAAAGGATTGCAGAGCTAATTGCCTCCATTCAGCCTAATCCACCCTCTGAGGACCGCCGCCACGCAGTTGCTGACTATGTTCAGCGGCTCATCACCAAGTGCTTCCCTTGCCAG GTGTTCACCTTTGGCTCAGTACCCCTCAAAACTTACCTGCCTGATGGAGATATTGACTTAACTGCATTCAGTGAGAGTCAAAATGTGAAGGATGCATGGGCGCATCAAGTCCGTGACatgcttgagaaagaggaaaaggatGAGAATGCTGAGTTTCATGTCAAGGAAGTTCAGTTCATCCAAGCTGAG GTGAAGATTATAAAGTGTCTTGTTGAGAATATTGTGGTAGACATTTCATTTAACCAGCTAGGAGGGTTGTGTACCCTTTGTTTTCTGGAGGAG GTTGATAATTTGATCAATCAAAACCATTTATTCAAGCGTAGCGTGATCCTTATAAAAGCTTGGTGTTACTATGAAAGCCGTATACTTGGTGCTCACCATGGACTTATCTCAACTTATGCATTAGAAACCTTGGTTCTTTACATATTTCACGTTTTCAACAACTCTTTTGCTGGACCACTTGAG GTATTGTATCGGTTTCTGGAGTTTTTTAGTAAGTTTGACTGGGATAATTTTTGTGTGAGCCTATGGGGTCCAGTACCCATTAGTTCGCTCCCAGATGTGACAG CTGAACCTCCGCGGAAGGACAGTGGAGATTTACTGCTCAGCAAGTTATTTCTTGATGCTTGTAGCACAGTTTATGCTGTTTTCCCCAGTAGCCAAGAAAATCAGGGGCAACCCTTTGTTTCCAAGTATTTCAATGTTATCGATCCTCTGCGTGTCAGCAATAACCTTGGGCGTAGCGTTAGTAAAG GTAATTTCTTTAGGATACGCAGTGCTTTTGCATTTGGGGCCAAAAAGCTGGCTAGACTGCTTGATTGCCCTAAGCATGAATTGTTTTTGGAAGTCAATCAGTTCTTTTTGAACACATGGGATAGACATGGAAGTGGACAACGGCCTGATGTTCCATGCAATGATTTGTGGCGCTTGAGATTATCTAGTCATGAACAAGGCTCTGAGAATCTTcagaaaaacaataaaaatacaTATAGCAGCTCTAATTGTGTAATGCAAGTCAAAGGGCCACATACTTCACGAAGTGGTTTATCTAATAGTAGTTTGTCCTCTGAAAACTTATCTAAAAGTGATGATGTTTCTACAGTATCGAATTCTTATGCCAACCAAAATAATGTCAGGACTTCTGATCAAGTCAGAAGGGAAGCTACATGTAATGAAGGTGCTCATATTGATAAAGGTTTGAGAAATGTCAAACCCGATCGTCCATTGAGTGATGTGCCAGGAAGATTTTTATTTGCAAGAACACGTTCTAGTCCTGAGCTGACTGACACATATGGTGCAGTTGCTTCCCTTGGAAGTCGTATGACAACTCAAGAAAGTGGGAGAGGCCCAAATTCTTCTGCAAATTTGGAGAATAGCAATGGGAAGTATCTTGATCATGACATGCCAGCAGGTTATGGTGTTAGAATTGACAATGCATCTGATGGACACATTGTATCTCATCATGTTTTTGATAGTGCTGCTGATTCAAACAATGGTTTAAATATTTATGATGATGAATCAGGCTCCGGTGTTGGGGGGGAAGAGTTTGCATCTGTTTCAGGAGCAGGTGGAACACATATGATGCATCAAGAGGAACAGGATCTTTTGAACATGATGTCATCTCCCAGAGCTCAAGGTTTCACCGGTCAGGCTCGCATTCCAGTGAATTTAGCTCCAGGTCACTTCCCACTACCTTTTTCACCTTCCATTCTTGCATCCATGGGATATGCTCAGAGAAACATGGGTAACTTTCCCTTGATTGAGGCTCCGTGGGGTTCTAATATGCAATTTCCCCAAGGTTTAGTCCCTTCACCGTTGACTCCATATTTCCCTGGCATTGGGTTGCCCTCAGGTCCAGAAGATTTAATTGAAACTGGCCATGAGAATCACAGTTCTGTTGAAGCAAGCCAGGCAGAAGTTGATAATGATTTCTGGTATGAGCAAGAAAGGCCTTCTGCTAGTGGGGTTGGAGTTGTTGATGGAAATTTTGAAGTACTTCAAGATGATAAGCAACAATCAACTTCAAGTGGTTATAACTCTGCCACATCATCTCATGTTCGCAGCTCTAGTAATTCTGCTAGACTTCAGGAGGAGTTTACCACTAAGGAAAACCAAGGTTCAACAAAAGAAGAGCACATTGATTCTTCTCAATATCAATATGGAAGAGGAAATGATGTTTATTTTGATGATAGAGTAGCAAATTCTAGGTTTCCCAATGCACCATCTTCCAGCTCCTTCAGGAGTAAGACATCTTCTGAAAGCTCTTGGGAAGGATCATCAGCAAAATCCTCAAAATCAACAAGAGAAAAAAGAGGTAAGAAAAATACTCCATCAGCGCCGTCTGCTTCTTACGGGAAGGGCAAGAATGTCTTAGAAACTTCATGTAATCTAGTGGATGATGAAAATTGGCAGGGGACTGAGCCAGCTGATATGTCAGAAAGAAGCTCTGGGCCAGTTGTTGCTCCCATGCATACCCCAAGACAGCAAGTATCTGGTTATGAAGCAGCTCAGACTAGTGGCCTAGATTCTATGTTACCTCCAATGCTTATTGGCCATGGCTCTCGCCAAAGGCCCAATGATAATTCTGGGGCTGTTCCGTTTGCATTCTATCCTACAGGGCCACCAGTACCATTTGTTACTATGCTTCCATTTTATAATTTTCCTAATGAATCTTCTGACACATCAACAAGCAATTTCAATGTGGAAGAAGGGGCGGACAGCAATGATTCTAGTCAGAATTTTGATTCATCTGAG GGTCGTTCTCCTTGGGATGGTCCTGGAAGACCACCTTCAGCTAATATGAATATTTTCCCGCTTATGAGCTATGGGCCACATCTAGTACCTGTTGCTCCTCTCCATTCAGTTTCTAATAGACCACCTAATATTTACCCACGTTTTGGAGATGAGATACCACGGTATCGTAGTGGCACTGGAACCTATCTGCCAAATCCT AAGGTTTCTGTTCGAGATCGACATTCTAACAATACCAGAAGGGGTAGTTACAATTATGATAGAAGTGATCACCATGGTGACAGAGAAGGGAACTGGAATATGAACTCAAAGGTGCGAACAACTGGGCGTGGACATAATCGCATTCAAACTGAGAAGTCTAGCTCAAGGTCAAATAGGTTGGCAGCAAGTGAGAGCAACTCTGAAAGACTGTGGGGTTCACATAGACATGACTCTTTTGTTTCTCACCAGAATCGAAATGGCCCTGTTCACGTAAATTCCTCACAAAATACTTCTGCAAATGTGGCATATGGAATGTACCCTCTACCCGGCATGAACTCCGGCGGTAATGGACCAACAGTTCCATCTGTTGTAATGTTCTATCCTTATGATCATAATACTGGAACTCCGGGACATGTGGGTTTCTCAGGTAATGAGGGAAGTGAATCTGGTGGAGCATTTGAGGAGCAGAGGTTTCATGGTGGCACTCCTAAACAATGCTCACCGGATCAACCTTCTTCACCTCGTGCCCCAAG CAGGGGGCATTAA
- the LOC130731386 gene encoding uncharacterized protein LOC130731386 isoform X2 yields the protein MGEHESWPQPLPPSGLLPNGLLPDDAASVMRVLDMERWLKAEERIAELIASIQPNPPSEDRRHAVADYVQRLITKCFPCQVFTFGSVPLKTYLPDGDIDLTAFSESQNVKDAWAHQVRDMLEKEEKDENAEFHVKEVQFIQAEVKIIKCLVENIVVDISFNQLGGLCTLCFLEEVDNLINQNHLFKRSVILIKAWCYYESRILGAHHGLISTYALETLVLYIFHVFNNSFAGPLEVLYRFLEFFSKFDWDNFCVSLWGPVPISSLPDVTAEPPRKDSGDLLLSKLFLDACSTVYAVFPSSQENQGQPFVSKYFNVIDPLRVSNNLGRSVSKGNFFRIRSAFAFGAKKLARLLDCPKHELFLEVNQFFLNTWDRHGSGQRPDVPCNDLWRLRLSSHEQGSENLQKNNKNTYSSSNCVMQVKGPHTSRSGLSNSSLSSENLSKSDDVSTVSNSYANQNNVRTSDQVRREATCNEGAHIDKGLRNVKPDRPLSDVPGRFLFARTRSSPELTDTYGAVASLGSRMTTQESGRGPNSSANLENSNGKYLDHDMPAGYGVRIDNASDGHIVSHHVFDSAADSNNGLNIYDDESGSGVGGEEFASVSGAGGTHMMHQEEQDLLNMMSSPRAQGFTGQARIPVNLAPGHFPLPFSPSILASMGYAQRNMGNFPLIEAPWGSNMQFPQGLVPSPLTPYFPGIGLPSGPEDLIETGHENHSSVEASQAEVDNDFWYEQERPSASGVGVVDGNFEVLQDDKQQSTSSGYNSATSSHVRSSSNSARLQEEFTTKENQGSTKEEHIDSSQYQYGRGNDVYFDDRVANSRFPNAPSSSSFRSKTSSESSWEGSSAKSSKSTREKRGKKNTPSAPSASYGKGKNVLETSCNLVDDENWQGTEPADMSERSSGPVVAPMHTPRQQVSGYEAAQTSGLDSMLPPMLIGHGSRQRPNDNSGAVPFAFYPTGPPVPFVTMLPFYNFPNESSDTSTSNFNVEEGADSNDSSQNFDSSEGRSPWDGPGRPPSANMNIFPLMSYGPHLVPVAPLHSVSNRPPNIYPRFGDEIPRYRSGTGTYLPNPKVSVRDRHSNNTRRGSYNYDRSDHHGDREGNWNMNSKVRTTGRGHNRIQTEKSSSRSNRLAASESNSERLWGSHRHDSFVSHQNRNGPVHVNSSQNTSANVAYGMYPLPGMNSGGNGPTVPSVVMFYPYDHNTGTPGHVGFSGNEGSESGGAFEEQRFHGGTPKQCSPDQPSSPRAPRGH from the exons ATGGGCGAGCATGAGAGTTGGCCGCAGCCACTGCCACCAAGTGGGTTATTGCCGAATGGCCTGTTGCCCGATGATGCCGCATCGGTGATGAGAGTGCTTGACATGGAGCGATGGTTGAAGGCTGAAGAAAGGATTGCAGAGCTAATTGCCTCCATTCAGCCTAATCCACCCTCTGAGGACCGCCGCCACGCAGTTGCTGACTATGTTCAGCGGCTCATCACCAAGTGCTTCCCTTGCCAG GTGTTCACCTTTGGCTCAGTACCCCTCAAAACTTACCTGCCTGATGGAGATATTGACTTAACTGCATTCAGTGAGAGTCAAAATGTGAAGGATGCATGGGCGCATCAAGTCCGTGACatgcttgagaaagaggaaaaggatGAGAATGCTGAGTTTCATGTCAAGGAAGTTCAGTTCATCCAAGCTGAG GTGAAGATTATAAAGTGTCTTGTTGAGAATATTGTGGTAGACATTTCATTTAACCAGCTAGGAGGGTTGTGTACCCTTTGTTTTCTGGAGGAG GTTGATAATTTGATCAATCAAAACCATTTATTCAAGCGTAGCGTGATCCTTATAAAAGCTTGGTGTTACTATGAAAGCCGTATACTTGGTGCTCACCATGGACTTATCTCAACTTATGCATTAGAAACCTTGGTTCTTTACATATTTCACGTTTTCAACAACTCTTTTGCTGGACCACTTGAG GTATTGTATCGGTTTCTGGAGTTTTTTAGTAAGTTTGACTGGGATAATTTTTGTGTGAGCCTATGGGGTCCAGTACCCATTAGTTCGCTCCCAGATGTGACAG CTGAACCTCCGCGGAAGGACAGTGGAGATTTACTGCTCAGCAAGTTATTTCTTGATGCTTGTAGCACAGTTTATGCTGTTTTCCCCAGTAGCCAAGAAAATCAGGGGCAACCCTTTGTTTCCAAGTATTTCAATGTTATCGATCCTCTGCGTGTCAGCAATAACCTTGGGCGTAGCGTTAGTAAAG GTAATTTCTTTAGGATACGCAGTGCTTTTGCATTTGGGGCCAAAAAGCTGGCTAGACTGCTTGATTGCCCTAAGCATGAATTGTTTTTGGAAGTCAATCAGTTCTTTTTGAACACATGGGATAGACATGGAAGTGGACAACGGCCTGATGTTCCATGCAATGATTTGTGGCGCTTGAGATTATCTAGTCATGAACAAGGCTCTGAGAATCTTcagaaaaacaataaaaatacaTATAGCAGCTCTAATTGTGTAATGCAAGTCAAAGGGCCACATACTTCACGAAGTGGTTTATCTAATAGTAGTTTGTCCTCTGAAAACTTATCTAAAAGTGATGATGTTTCTACAGTATCGAATTCTTATGCCAACCAAAATAATGTCAGGACTTCTGATCAAGTCAGAAGGGAAGCTACATGTAATGAAGGTGCTCATATTGATAAAGGTTTGAGAAATGTCAAACCCGATCGTCCATTGAGTGATGTGCCAGGAAGATTTTTATTTGCAAGAACACGTTCTAGTCCTGAGCTGACTGACACATATGGTGCAGTTGCTTCCCTTGGAAGTCGTATGACAACTCAAGAAAGTGGGAGAGGCCCAAATTCTTCTGCAAATTTGGAGAATAGCAATGGGAAGTATCTTGATCATGACATGCCAGCAGGTTATGGTGTTAGAATTGACAATGCATCTGATGGACACATTGTATCTCATCATGTTTTTGATAGTGCTGCTGATTCAAACAATGGTTTAAATATTTATGATGATGAATCAGGCTCCGGTGTTGGGGGGGAAGAGTTTGCATCTGTTTCAGGAGCAGGTGGAACACATATGATGCATCAAGAGGAACAGGATCTTTTGAACATGATGTCATCTCCCAGAGCTCAAGGTTTCACCGGTCAGGCTCGCATTCCAGTGAATTTAGCTCCAGGTCACTTCCCACTACCTTTTTCACCTTCCATTCTTGCATCCATGGGATATGCTCAGAGAAACATGGGTAACTTTCCCTTGATTGAGGCTCCGTGGGGTTCTAATATGCAATTTCCCCAAGGTTTAGTCCCTTCACCGTTGACTCCATATTTCCCTGGCATTGGGTTGCCCTCAGGTCCAGAAGATTTAATTGAAACTGGCCATGAGAATCACAGTTCTGTTGAAGCAAGCCAGGCAGAAGTTGATAATGATTTCTGGTATGAGCAAGAAAGGCCTTCTGCTAGTGGGGTTGGAGTTGTTGATGGAAATTTTGAAGTACTTCAAGATGATAAGCAACAATCAACTTCAAGTGGTTATAACTCTGCCACATCATCTCATGTTCGCAGCTCTAGTAATTCTGCTAGACTTCAGGAGGAGTTTACCACTAAGGAAAACCAAGGTTCAACAAAAGAAGAGCACATTGATTCTTCTCAATATCAATATGGAAGAGGAAATGATGTTTATTTTGATGATAGAGTAGCAAATTCTAGGTTTCCCAATGCACCATCTTCCAGCTCCTTCAGGAGTAAGACATCTTCTGAAAGCTCTTGGGAAGGATCATCAGCAAAATCCTCAAAATCAACAAGAGAAAAAAGAGGTAAGAAAAATACTCCATCAGCGCCGTCTGCTTCTTACGGGAAGGGCAAGAATGTCTTAGAAACTTCATGTAATCTAGTGGATGATGAAAATTGGCAGGGGACTGAGCCAGCTGATATGTCAGAAAGAAGCTCTGGGCCAGTTGTTGCTCCCATGCATACCCCAAGACAGCAAGTATCTGGTTATGAAGCAGCTCAGACTAGTGGCCTAGATTCTATGTTACCTCCAATGCTTATTGGCCATGGCTCTCGCCAAAGGCCCAATGATAATTCTGGGGCTGTTCCGTTTGCATTCTATCCTACAGGGCCACCAGTACCATTTGTTACTATGCTTCCATTTTATAATTTTCCTAATGAATCTTCTGACACATCAACAAGCAATTTCAATGTGGAAGAAGGGGCGGACAGCAATGATTCTAGTCAGAATTTTGATTCATCTGAG GGTCGTTCTCCTTGGGATGGTCCTGGAAGACCACCTTCAGCTAATATGAATATTTTCCCGCTTATGAGCTATGGGCCACATCTAGTACCTGTTGCTCCTCTCCATTCAGTTTCTAATAGACCACCTAATATTTACCCACGTTTTGGAGATGAGATACCACGGTATCGTAGTGGCACTGGAACCTATCTGCCAAATCCT AAGGTTTCTGTTCGAGATCGACATTCTAACAATACCAGAAGGGGTAGTTACAATTATGATAGAAGTGATCACCATGGTGACAGAGAAGGGAACTGGAATATGAACTCAAAGGTGCGAACAACTGGGCGTGGACATAATCGCATTCAAACTGAGAAGTCTAGCTCAAGGTCAAATAGGTTGGCAGCAAGTGAGAGCAACTCTGAAAGACTGTGGGGTTCACATAGACATGACTCTTTTGTTTCTCACCAGAATCGAAATGGCCCTGTTCACGTAAATTCCTCACAAAATACTTCTGCAAATGTGGCATATGGAATGTACCCTCTACCCGGCATGAACTCCGGCGGTAATGGACCAACAGTTCCATCTGTTGTAATGTTCTATCCTTATGATCATAATACTGGAACTCCGGGACATGTGGGTTTCTCAGGTAATGAGGGAAGTGAATCTGGTGGAGCATTTGAGGAGCAGAGGTTTCATGGTGGCACTCCTAAACAATGCTCACCGGATCAACCTTCTTCACCTCGTGCCCCAAG GGGGCATTAA
- the LOC130731386 gene encoding uncharacterized protein LOC130731386 isoform X3 codes for MGEHESWPQPLPPSGLLPNGLLPDDAASVMRVLDMERWLKAEERIAELIASIQPNPPSEDRRHAVADYVQRLITKCFPCQVFTFGSVPLKTYLPDGDIDLTAFSESQNVKDAWAHQVRDMLEKEEKDENAEFHVKEVQFIQAEVKIIKCLVENIVVDISFNQLGGLCTLCFLEEVDNLINQNHLFKRSVILIKAWCYYESRILGAHHGLISTYALETLVLYIFHVFNNSFAGPLEVLYRFLEFFSKFDWDNFCVSLWGPVPISSLPDVTAEPPRKDSGDLLLSKLFLDACSTVYAVFPSSQENQGQPFVSKYFNVIDPLRVSNNLGRSVSKGNFFRIRSAFAFGAKKLARLLDCPKHELFLEVNQFFLNTWDRHGSGQRPDVPCNDLWRLRLSSHEQGSENLQKNNKNTYSSSNCVMQVKGPHTSRSGLSNSSLSSENLSKSDDVSTVSNSYANQNNVRTSDQVRREATCNEGAHIDKGLRNVKPDRPLSDVPGRFLFARTRSSPELTDTYGAVASLGSRMTTQESGRGPNSSANLENSNGKYLDHDMPAGYGVRIDNASDGHIVSHHVFDSAADSNNGLNIYDDESGSGVGGEEFASVSGAGGTHMMHQEEQDLLNMMSSPRAQGFTGQARIPVNLAPGHFPLPFSPSILASMGYAQRNMGNFPLIEAPWGSNMQFPQGLVPSPLTPYFPGIGLPSGPEDLIETGHENHSSVEASQAEVDNDFWYEQERPSASGVGVVDGNFEVLQDDKQQSTSSGYNSATSSHVRSSSNSARLQEEFTTKENQGSTKEEHIDSSQYQYGRGNDVYFDDRVANSRFPNAPSSSSFRSKTSSESSWEGSSAKSSKSTREKRGKKNTPSAPSASYGKGKNVLETSCNLVDDENWQGTEPADMSERSSGPVVAPMHTPRQQVSGYEAAQTSGLDSMLPPMLIGHGSRQRPNDNSGAVPFAFYPTGPPVPFVTMLPFYNFPNESSDTSTSNFNVEEGADSNDSSQNFDSSEGRSPWDGPGRPPSANMNIFPLMSYGPHLVPVAPLHSVSNRPPNIYPRFGDEIPRYRSGTGTYLPNPVSVRDRHSNNTRRGSYNYDRSDHHGDREGNWNMNSKVRTTGRGHNRIQTEKSSSRSNRLAASESNSERLWGSHRHDSFVSHQNRNGPVHVNSSQNTSANVAYGMYPLPGMNSGGNGPTVPSVVMFYPYDHNTGTPGHVGFSGNEGSESGGAFEEQRFHGGTPKQCSPDQPSSPRAPSRGH; via the exons ATGGGCGAGCATGAGAGTTGGCCGCAGCCACTGCCACCAAGTGGGTTATTGCCGAATGGCCTGTTGCCCGATGATGCCGCATCGGTGATGAGAGTGCTTGACATGGAGCGATGGTTGAAGGCTGAAGAAAGGATTGCAGAGCTAATTGCCTCCATTCAGCCTAATCCACCCTCTGAGGACCGCCGCCACGCAGTTGCTGACTATGTTCAGCGGCTCATCACCAAGTGCTTCCCTTGCCAG GTGTTCACCTTTGGCTCAGTACCCCTCAAAACTTACCTGCCTGATGGAGATATTGACTTAACTGCATTCAGTGAGAGTCAAAATGTGAAGGATGCATGGGCGCATCAAGTCCGTGACatgcttgagaaagaggaaaaggatGAGAATGCTGAGTTTCATGTCAAGGAAGTTCAGTTCATCCAAGCTGAG GTGAAGATTATAAAGTGTCTTGTTGAGAATATTGTGGTAGACATTTCATTTAACCAGCTAGGAGGGTTGTGTACCCTTTGTTTTCTGGAGGAG GTTGATAATTTGATCAATCAAAACCATTTATTCAAGCGTAGCGTGATCCTTATAAAAGCTTGGTGTTACTATGAAAGCCGTATACTTGGTGCTCACCATGGACTTATCTCAACTTATGCATTAGAAACCTTGGTTCTTTACATATTTCACGTTTTCAACAACTCTTTTGCTGGACCACTTGAG GTATTGTATCGGTTTCTGGAGTTTTTTAGTAAGTTTGACTGGGATAATTTTTGTGTGAGCCTATGGGGTCCAGTACCCATTAGTTCGCTCCCAGATGTGACAG CTGAACCTCCGCGGAAGGACAGTGGAGATTTACTGCTCAGCAAGTTATTTCTTGATGCTTGTAGCACAGTTTATGCTGTTTTCCCCAGTAGCCAAGAAAATCAGGGGCAACCCTTTGTTTCCAAGTATTTCAATGTTATCGATCCTCTGCGTGTCAGCAATAACCTTGGGCGTAGCGTTAGTAAAG GTAATTTCTTTAGGATACGCAGTGCTTTTGCATTTGGGGCCAAAAAGCTGGCTAGACTGCTTGATTGCCCTAAGCATGAATTGTTTTTGGAAGTCAATCAGTTCTTTTTGAACACATGGGATAGACATGGAAGTGGACAACGGCCTGATGTTCCATGCAATGATTTGTGGCGCTTGAGATTATCTAGTCATGAACAAGGCTCTGAGAATCTTcagaaaaacaataaaaatacaTATAGCAGCTCTAATTGTGTAATGCAAGTCAAAGGGCCACATACTTCACGAAGTGGTTTATCTAATAGTAGTTTGTCCTCTGAAAACTTATCTAAAAGTGATGATGTTTCTACAGTATCGAATTCTTATGCCAACCAAAATAATGTCAGGACTTCTGATCAAGTCAGAAGGGAAGCTACATGTAATGAAGGTGCTCATATTGATAAAGGTTTGAGAAATGTCAAACCCGATCGTCCATTGAGTGATGTGCCAGGAAGATTTTTATTTGCAAGAACACGTTCTAGTCCTGAGCTGACTGACACATATGGTGCAGTTGCTTCCCTTGGAAGTCGTATGACAACTCAAGAAAGTGGGAGAGGCCCAAATTCTTCTGCAAATTTGGAGAATAGCAATGGGAAGTATCTTGATCATGACATGCCAGCAGGTTATGGTGTTAGAATTGACAATGCATCTGATGGACACATTGTATCTCATCATGTTTTTGATAGTGCTGCTGATTCAAACAATGGTTTAAATATTTATGATGATGAATCAGGCTCCGGTGTTGGGGGGGAAGAGTTTGCATCTGTTTCAGGAGCAGGTGGAACACATATGATGCATCAAGAGGAACAGGATCTTTTGAACATGATGTCATCTCCCAGAGCTCAAGGTTTCACCGGTCAGGCTCGCATTCCAGTGAATTTAGCTCCAGGTCACTTCCCACTACCTTTTTCACCTTCCATTCTTGCATCCATGGGATATGCTCAGAGAAACATGGGTAACTTTCCCTTGATTGAGGCTCCGTGGGGTTCTAATATGCAATTTCCCCAAGGTTTAGTCCCTTCACCGTTGACTCCATATTTCCCTGGCATTGGGTTGCCCTCAGGTCCAGAAGATTTAATTGAAACTGGCCATGAGAATCACAGTTCTGTTGAAGCAAGCCAGGCAGAAGTTGATAATGATTTCTGGTATGAGCAAGAAAGGCCTTCTGCTAGTGGGGTTGGAGTTGTTGATGGAAATTTTGAAGTACTTCAAGATGATAAGCAACAATCAACTTCAAGTGGTTATAACTCTGCCACATCATCTCATGTTCGCAGCTCTAGTAATTCTGCTAGACTTCAGGAGGAGTTTACCACTAAGGAAAACCAAGGTTCAACAAAAGAAGAGCACATTGATTCTTCTCAATATCAATATGGAAGAGGAAATGATGTTTATTTTGATGATAGAGTAGCAAATTCTAGGTTTCCCAATGCACCATCTTCCAGCTCCTTCAGGAGTAAGACATCTTCTGAAAGCTCTTGGGAAGGATCATCAGCAAAATCCTCAAAATCAACAAGAGAAAAAAGAGGTAAGAAAAATACTCCATCAGCGCCGTCTGCTTCTTACGGGAAGGGCAAGAATGTCTTAGAAACTTCATGTAATCTAGTGGATGATGAAAATTGGCAGGGGACTGAGCCAGCTGATATGTCAGAAAGAAGCTCTGGGCCAGTTGTTGCTCCCATGCATACCCCAAGACAGCAAGTATCTGGTTATGAAGCAGCTCAGACTAGTGGCCTAGATTCTATGTTACCTCCAATGCTTATTGGCCATGGCTCTCGCCAAAGGCCCAATGATAATTCTGGGGCTGTTCCGTTTGCATTCTATCCTACAGGGCCACCAGTACCATTTGTTACTATGCTTCCATTTTATAATTTTCCTAATGAATCTTCTGACACATCAACAAGCAATTTCAATGTGGAAGAAGGGGCGGACAGCAATGATTCTAGTCAGAATTTTGATTCATCTGAG GGTCGTTCTCCTTGGGATGGTCCTGGAAGACCACCTTCAGCTAATATGAATATTTTCCCGCTTATGAGCTATGGGCCACATCTAGTACCTGTTGCTCCTCTCCATTCAGTTTCTAATAGACCACCTAATATTTACCCACGTTTTGGAGATGAGATACCACGGTATCGTAGTGGCACTGGAACCTATCTGCCAAATCCT GTTTCTGTTCGAGATCGACATTCTAACAATACCAGAAGGGGTAGTTACAATTATGATAGAAGTGATCACCATGGTGACAGAGAAGGGAACTGGAATATGAACTCAAAGGTGCGAACAACTGGGCGTGGACATAATCGCATTCAAACTGAGAAGTCTAGCTCAAGGTCAAATAGGTTGGCAGCAAGTGAGAGCAACTCTGAAAGACTGTGGGGTTCACATAGACATGACTCTTTTGTTTCTCACCAGAATCGAAATGGCCCTGTTCACGTAAATTCCTCACAAAATACTTCTGCAAATGTGGCATATGGAATGTACCCTCTACCCGGCATGAACTCCGGCGGTAATGGACCAACAGTTCCATCTGTTGTAATGTTCTATCCTTATGATCATAATACTGGAACTCCGGGACATGTGGGTTTCTCAGGTAATGAGGGAAGTGAATCTGGTGGAGCATTTGAGGAGCAGAGGTTTCATGGTGGCACTCCTAAACAATGCTCACCGGATCAACCTTCTTCACCTCGTGCCCCAAG CAGGGGGCATTAA